A genomic region of Chitinimonas arctica contains the following coding sequences:
- a CDS encoding transglutaminase TgpA family protein, which yields MNPERLDRTQTFALLAVLAGLLLPHAGHLPYWLDGALAVLFGWRVWLVHKQRRMPSRWILLPITLGLIAAVFFEYRTLLGRTGGIALFAALIGAKLLETRARRDALLLVYLGYFLVVTNFLFDQSMGMAVYLCVMVLAVSTLLVGWHTLGGWTGRWRAAREQARFAGLLMLQSLPVMAVLFVFFPRVEGPLWRLPQDRGGARSGLADSMSPGSFSSMSKSDEVAFRVGFSGARPAQEMLYWRGPVFVDYDGITWRQALPGAGAAPTVQEATGQRIDYTITIEPHQRPWLLALDMPLVVPPGSHLSEYLQLVSRRPLEKRLRLEMSASLQYRAGRDELPHRIGRALALPAWGNPRARSVAASWRQLAPAARVDEALRFFGRQGLSYTLTPPRYGQDAVDGFVFDGKQGFCEHFAGSFVFMLRAAGVPARVVGGYQGGELNGDYLIVRQADAHAWAEVWLEGEGWRRVDPTFAVAPSRIQEGLASAVGAEELPYLLRLDNNLVKRIQLALDSAVNGWNQWVIGYTPERQRQVLQRLGIDRLDSSAFFGWFLGGLGGLVAVMATWLLWRMRPPRRDPARVEWDRFGHKLNRLGVAPTDSEGPWDFARRAQQALPERAAAIEAVLTAYLATRYGGQDGGGELREAVRRF from the coding sequence ATGAATCCTGAACGCCTGGACCGTACCCAGACTTTCGCTTTGCTGGCTGTGTTGGCCGGCCTGTTGCTGCCCCATGCCGGGCATCTGCCCTACTGGCTGGACGGGGCCTTGGCGGTGCTGTTCGGCTGGCGGGTATGGCTGGTCCACAAGCAGCGCCGCATGCCTTCCCGCTGGATACTGCTGCCGATCACCTTGGGCCTGATCGCGGCGGTGTTCTTCGAATACCGTACGCTGCTGGGCCGTACCGGCGGGATTGCGCTGTTCGCCGCGCTGATCGGCGCCAAGCTGCTGGAGACCAGGGCGCGTCGCGATGCCCTGCTGCTGGTCTACCTCGGCTACTTCCTGGTGGTCACCAATTTCCTGTTCGACCAGAGCATGGGCATGGCGGTGTACCTCTGTGTGATGGTGCTGGCCGTCAGCACCTTGCTGGTCGGCTGGCACACCCTGGGCGGCTGGACGGGACGCTGGCGCGCGGCGCGCGAACAGGCGCGCTTCGCCGGTTTGCTGATGCTGCAGTCGCTACCGGTGATGGCCGTGCTGTTCGTGTTCTTTCCACGGGTGGAAGGGCCGCTCTGGCGCTTGCCGCAGGATCGCGGCGGCGCCCGCTCGGGCCTGGCGGACAGTATGTCGCCCGGCAGCTTTTCGAGTATGTCGAAAAGCGACGAGGTGGCGTTCCGGGTCGGTTTCTCCGGCGCGCGTCCAGCGCAGGAGATGCTGTACTGGCGCGGTCCGGTCTTCGTCGATTACGACGGCATTACCTGGCGCCAGGCCTTGCCCGGTGCAGGGGCGGCACCCACGGTGCAAGAGGCCACGGGTCAGCGCATCGACTACACCATCACCATCGAACCGCATCAGCGGCCCTGGCTATTGGCCTTGGATATGCCGCTGGTCGTACCGCCTGGCAGCCACCTGTCCGAGTATCTGCAACTGGTCAGTCGCCGACCGTTGGAGAAGCGCCTGCGTCTGGAGATGAGCGCGTCGCTGCAATACCGGGCCGGCCGCGACGAGCTGCCCCATCGCATCGGCCGGGCCTTGGCCCTGCCCGCATGGGGTAACCCGCGCGCGCGCAGTGTCGCCGCGAGCTGGCGGCAATTGGCGCCGGCTGCGCGGGTGGACGAAGCCTTGCGTTTCTTCGGACGGCAAGGGCTGAGCTATACGCTGACACCGCCGCGCTATGGCCAGGATGCGGTGGATGGTTTCGTGTTCGACGGCAAGCAGGGTTTTTGCGAGCACTTCGCCGGGTCCTTTGTCTTTATGCTGCGTGCCGCCGGCGTACCGGCGAGGGTGGTGGGCGGTTATCAGGGGGGCGAACTGAACGGCGACTATCTGATCGTGCGCCAGGCCGATGCCCATGCCTGGGCCGAGGTATGGTTGGAAGGGGAGGGCTGGCGACGGGTCGATCCGACCTTCGCGGTCGCACCGTCGCGCATTCAGGAAGGTCTTGCCTCGGCGGTGGGGGCGGAAGAACTGCCTTATCTGCTGCGGCTGGACAACAATCTGGTCAAGCGCATCCAATTGGCGCTCGATAGCGCCGTCAATGGCTGGAACCAATGGGTAATCGGCTACACCCCGGAGCGGCAACGCCAGGTGTTGCAGCGGTTGGGCATAGACAGGCTGGATTCCAGCGCTTTTTTCGGCTGGTTTCTCGGCGGTTTGGGCGGCTTGGTGGCGGTGATGGCGACCTGGTTGCTCTGGCGTATGCGGCCGCCCCGGCGCGATCCGGCCCGCGTGGAGTGGGATCGCTTCGGGCACAAACTGAATCGCCTGGGGGTGGCGCCGACCGATTCCGAAGGCCCGTGGGATTTTGCCCGGCGGGCGCAGCAGGCATTGCCGGAGCGGGCCGCCGCAATCGAAGCAGTGTTGACGGCCTACCTGGCCACCCGCTATGGCGGGCAAGACGGCGGCGGCGAATTGCGCGAGGCCGTGCGACGCTTTTGA
- the modB gene encoding molybdate ABC transporter permease subunit — protein MLLNPTALQALWLTLKLAAMATLLLVVIGLPLAGWLAESRSRFAAVLEALVGLPIVLPPTVIGFYLLIALAPGSPLGAGWIMLFGQPLAFSFAGLVAGSLLYSLPFAVQPFTAALKSVPANLREAAAALGASRRQRFWRVLVPAAMPGLLAGATLAFAHTLGEFGVVLMLGGNLAGETRVASIALYDEVQALNYPAAHALAATLLLISFSLLLTIAVLQRRLQRRWEGQA, from the coding sequence ATGCTCCTCAATCCCACCGCGCTGCAAGCGCTTTGGCTTACGCTCAAGCTGGCCGCAATGGCCACCCTGCTGCTGGTCGTCATCGGTTTGCCCCTGGCCGGCTGGCTGGCGGAAAGCCGCAGCCGTTTCGCGGCGGTATTGGAGGCGCTGGTGGGTTTGCCCATCGTGCTGCCGCCGACGGTGATCGGCTTCTATCTGCTGATCGCCCTGGCCCCCGGTAGCCCGCTGGGGGCGGGCTGGATCATGCTGTTCGGGCAACCGCTGGCTTTCAGTTTCGCCGGCCTGGTGGCCGGTTCGCTGCTGTACAGCTTGCCGTTTGCCGTGCAGCCCTTCACGGCGGCGCTGAAAAGCGTACCGGCCAACCTGCGGGAAGCCGCAGCCGCGCTGGGCGCCAGCCGTCGCCAACGTTTTTGGCGGGTGCTGGTACCCGCCGCCATGCCGGGACTGCTGGCCGGCGCCACCTTGGCCTTTGCCCATACCTTGGGCGAATTCGGCGTCGTCCTGATGCTGGGGGGCAATCTGGCCGGCGAGACCCGGGTGGCTTCGATCGCCCTGTACGATGAAGTACAGGCGCTGAACTACCCGGCCGCGCATGCGCTGGCGGCTACCTTGCTGTTGATCTCGTTCAGCCTACTGCTGACCATCGCCGTGCTGCAGCGACGCTTGCAAAGGCGCTGGGAGGGGCAAGCCTAG
- the modA gene encoding molybdate ABC transporter substrate-binding protein, producing the protein METKLPLMLLVLALPIQAATLNVAAASDLLHCLPRLNADFAARHPGVVVQFTAGASGSFFAQIKAGAPYDVFLSADTDYPQKLVEAGLASQLSPYARGRIALWTTRPELDPAQGLRRLAEDGRVKRFAIANPALAPYGRAARAALEHAGAWQAMQAKLAFGENIAQTAQYVQSGNADVGIVSYSLLKAAANAPGGRWRLIPTDAHPPIVQAGVIVRRSGAHPLAGDYLAGLATPKGRQLLISCGFDLP; encoded by the coding sequence ATGGAAACCAAGCTCCCACTGATGCTGCTCGTACTGGCGCTGCCCATCCAGGCAGCCACCCTGAACGTCGCCGCCGCCAGCGATCTGCTGCATTGCCTGCCGCGCTTGAACGCCGACTTCGCCGCCCGTCATCCCGGCGTAGTGGTTCAGTTCACGGCTGGGGCATCCGGAAGCTTCTTCGCGCAGATCAAGGCCGGGGCGCCTTACGATGTCTTTCTGTCGGCCGATACCGACTACCCGCAGAAGCTGGTGGAGGCCGGCCTGGCCAGCCAGTTGAGCCCCTATGCACGCGGCCGTATCGCGCTATGGACCACGCGGCCCGAGCTGGACCCGGCCCAAGGCCTGCGCCGGCTGGCCGAAGACGGCCGGGTAAAGCGCTTCGCCATCGCCAATCCGGCCCTGGCTCCCTATGGCCGGGCGGCCCGGGCGGCGCTGGAACATGCCGGGGCGTGGCAAGCCATGCAGGCCAAGCTGGCTTTCGGCGAAAACATCGCGCAAACCGCCCAATATGTCCAAAGCGGCAATGCCGATGTGGGCATCGTGTCCTATTCCTTGCTCAAGGCGGCCGCCAACGCGCCGGGCGGCCGCTGGCGGCTGATTCCCACCGATGCGCATCCGCCCATCGTACAGGCCGGTGTCATCGTTCGCCGCAGCGGTGCCCACCCATTGGCCGGCGACTATCTGGCCGGTCTGGCAACGCCCAAAGGCCGGCAACTGCTGATCAGTTGCGGCTTCGACCTTCCTTAG
- a CDS encoding pseudouridine synthase yields the protein MHPILFLDDHLVAIHKPTALLVHRSEIDRHETRFALQEVRDQLGQRVHAIHRLDKGTSGILLFGLDADSARAVSRQFEAGTVDKRYLAIVRGWPAGEGLIDHPLSRQYDDYERSPDSIAPAQEAQTRFTRLATVELPHTVDRYPSSRYALLALEPLTGRKHQLRRHLKHLSHPIIGDATYGKGRHNRLFAEHYGSQRLLLACTRLAFDHPVSGARIVIESPLADEFAGLCERLGWAVPT from the coding sequence ATGCATCCCATCCTGTTTCTCGACGACCACCTGGTCGCCATCCACAAGCCTACCGCCCTGCTGGTTCATCGCAGCGAGATCGATCGCCATGAGACCCGTTTCGCGCTACAGGAAGTGCGCGACCAATTGGGCCAACGCGTACATGCCATCCATCGCCTCGACAAAGGCACCTCGGGCATCCTGCTATTCGGACTGGACGCCGACAGCGCCCGCGCCGTATCGCGCCAGTTCGAAGCCGGCACGGTGGACAAGCGCTACCTCGCCATCGTGCGGGGCTGGCCGGCCGGCGAAGGTCTGATCGACCACCCGCTCAGCCGCCAGTACGACGACTACGAACGCAGCCCCGACAGCATCGCACCGGCACAGGAGGCGCAGACCCGCTTCACCCGCCTCGCCACGGTGGAATTGCCGCATACCGTGGATCGCTATCCCTCCAGCCGCTACGCCTTGCTGGCGCTGGAGCCGCTGACCGGCCGCAAGCATCAGTTGCGGCGCCATCTCAAGCATCTGTCCCACCCCATCATCGGCGATGCCACCTATGGCAAGGGCCGCCATAACCGGCTGTTCGCCGAGCATTACGGCAGTCAACGGCTGTTGCTGGCCTGCACCCGGCTGGCTTTCGATCATCCGGTGAGCGGTGCGCGCATCGTCATCGAGTCGCCGCTGGCCGATGAATTCGCTGGCTTGTGTGAAAGATTGGGCTGGGCAGTGCCGACATAG
- a CDS encoding DUF1513 domain-containing protein, whose amino-acid sequence MPLSRRRLLAAGLGLTVLPLAARAGSGAETVLLSAGWTGSEDWRAGTTGRASIALPERGHVLLPDPLRPGEAIVVARRPGYFLARIDWRAGKLLKLFRLEDERNLVGHAIFSQDGRRLISAETDERSGEGRLAIRDAVSFKRLEDRPSHGVGPHELLWLDRHTLAVANGGILTLPETGRYKRNLDRMEPSLALIDARDGGLLASHRLADQRLSIRHLALAGDGALGIALQNQGNAAASLLAILRDGEFRLADCPAELAGAMRGYAASLAALGQRFLMPCPHGDLLTEWDSQGRPLAQRSLPKAVGAAALAGDWWCSGEGGGLWRLAPDGLALRESRQVAGISWDNHLSVAHLPA is encoded by the coding sequence ATGCCGCTGAGCCGCCGCCGGCTTTTGGCCGCCGGCCTGGGCCTGACCGTGCTGCCCTTGGCGGCACGGGCCGGCTCGGGGGCGGAAACGGTACTGTTGTCGGCCGGCTGGACCGGCAGCGAGGACTGGCGCGCCGGCACCACCGGGCGGGCCAGCATCGCATTGCCCGAGCGGGGCCATGTGCTGCTGCCCGACCCCCTTCGGCCGGGCGAGGCCATCGTGGTGGCACGAAGGCCCGGTTATTTCCTGGCCCGTATCGACTGGCGCGCCGGCAAGCTGCTCAAGCTGTTCCGGCTGGAGGACGAACGCAACCTGGTGGGACATGCCATCTTCAGCCAGGACGGCCGCCGTTTGATCAGCGCCGAAACCGATGAGCGCAGCGGCGAGGGGCGCCTGGCCATCCGCGATGCAGTCAGCTTCAAACGGCTGGAGGACCGCCCCAGCCATGGCGTGGGCCCCCACGAGCTGCTTTGGCTGGACCGGCATACCCTGGCCGTGGCCAACGGCGGCATCCTCACCCTGCCGGAAACCGGCCGCTACAAACGCAATCTCGACCGCATGGAACCCTCGCTGGCCTTGATCGACGCGCGCGACGGCGGCCTGCTGGCCAGCCACCGGCTGGCCGATCAACGCCTCTCCATCCGCCATCTGGCGCTGGCCGGCGATGGCGCCTTGGGCATCGCCCTGCAAAACCAAGGCAATGCCGCTGCCTCCCTATTGGCGATCCTGCGCGACGGCGAATTCCGCCTGGCCGACTGCCCGGCGGAATTGGCAGGCGCCATGCGAGGCTATGCGGCCAGCCTGGCCGCGCTTGGCCAGCGTTTTCTGATGCCCTGCCCCCATGGCGATCTGCTGACCGAATGGGACAGCCAGGGACGGCCGCTGGCGCAACGGTCCTTGCCCAAGGCGGTGGGCGCCGCCGCGCTGGCCGGCGACTGGTGGTGCAGCGGCGAAGGCGGCGGATTGTGGCGATTGGCGCCCGATGGCCTGGCCCTGCGCGAAAGCCGCCAGGTGGCGGGGATAAGCTGGGACAATCACTTGTCCGTGGCCCACCTTCCGGCTTAA
- a CDS encoding imelysin family protein: MDRTRRDRPPRLCPYIREESDAFVRPFRHRQPACPPAGRLCHPGTYRQSAHGTRTGRRTDAGAHRAPASKPLPQLDAAAAVANWQAQQQVRIQTLNDSSKALYRDMDTLCQRKSPATIDAARLAWQQTYLAWRALEALPMGPIMSRRTAWQIDVWPTKLEKVEEAVRLVQPDAAIADSVGAAAQGLPALEYLLWGDDRAKAQMGRLQFRKRCQYAEALAADIVAETDGLVKDWRLYAKTPLDADSGRQQFEDAVNLIAGSMENLRDKKMARLGSNKLVKKTGRQDFDAWRSKNTRAGLDASLDALESLFFSSQNGPSFADRLGQAGKPLLVRHLKDEFATAAKLLGKLPEDMATSLANNPAAGQALLDSLKRLQGLVELQVADAVGVTIGFKDSDGD, from the coding sequence ATAGATCGCACGCGGCGGGACCGCCCGCCGCGTCTTTGTCCGTATATCCGAGAGGAATCCGATGCCTTTGTACGGCCGTTCCGCCACCGTCAGCCTGCTTGTCCTCCTGCTGGGCGCCTGTGCCACCCAGGCACCTATCGCCAATCAGCCCACGGCACCCGTACCGGCCGCCGCACCGACGCCGGCGCCCATCGCGCCCCCGCCAGCAAGCCCCTGCCGCAACTCGATGCAGCTGCCGCCGTCGCCAATTGGCAAGCCCAGCAGCAGGTACGCATCCAGACGCTCAACGACAGCAGCAAGGCGCTGTACCGCGATATGGATACGCTGTGCCAGCGCAAGAGCCCGGCCACCATCGATGCCGCCCGGCTAGCCTGGCAGCAGACCTACCTCGCCTGGCGTGCGCTGGAAGCGCTGCCCATGGGGCCCATCATGAGCCGCCGTACCGCTTGGCAGATCGATGTCTGGCCCACCAAGCTGGAAAAGGTCGAGGAAGCGGTCAGGCTGGTACAGCCCGACGCAGCGATCGCCGACAGCGTGGGTGCCGCCGCGCAAGGCTTGCCGGCCCTGGAATATCTGCTGTGGGGCGACGATCGCGCCAAGGCCCAGATGGGCCGCCTGCAGTTTCGCAAGCGTTGCCAGTATGCCGAGGCCTTGGCGGCCGACATCGTTGCCGAGACCGACGGCCTGGTGAAGGACTGGCGCCTCTATGCCAAGACGCCACTGGACGCGGACAGCGGCCGACAGCAGTTCGAAGACGCGGTCAATCTGATTGCAGGCAGCATGGAAAACCTGCGCGACAAGAAGATGGCTCGCCTAGGCAGCAACAAGCTCGTCAAGAAGACCGGCCGGCAGGATTTCGACGCGTGGCGCAGCAAAAACACCCGCGCCGGCCTGGATGCCAGCCTGGACGCGCTGGAAAGCCTGTTCTTCAGCAGCCAGAACGGCCCCAGCTTTGCCGACCGCCTGGGCCAGGCCGGCAAACCCCTGCTGGTCCGCCATCTGAAGGACGAATTCGCCACCGCCGCCAAGCTGCTGGGCAAGTTGCCGGAAGATATGGCCACCTCCCTGGCCAACAATCCTGCCGCCGGCCAAGCCTTGCTCGATTCGCTCAAGCGGCTGCAGGGGCTGGTGGAGCTGCAGGTAGCCGATGCGGTTGGCGTCACCATAGGCTTCAAGGACAGCGACGGCGATTGA
- a CDS encoding di-heme oxidoreductase family protein, translating to MKILLPLLLLTGAAAATLQFVPPFDPAEKLPGGDTTVHETGKNALSLAAANLTDDQTTAFDIGNSFFKKNWVEAPASTTARDGLGPHFIAHSCGACHTEDGRGAPPVFSNGLQSEQPVALLFRLSIPGRAPHGSPKPEPRYGGQFNNSAISEVKPEGQVQIRYEEIAGQFADGSHYSLLKPSYAFTDLGYGPMHPATLVSPRVAPHMTGLGLLEAIRERDILANARRQAADKEGIQGRPNRVWDAYANKMVIGRFGWKANSGTVAHQSAAAFNGDLGITSSRFPAEECMPSQTDCRKAPRGGHPEIPDKLLDQVILYSRTQAVPAARDLDDPAALRGRTLFHQARCASCHVPRYVTGEFKAIPQLGGQTIYPYTDLLLHDMGEGLADHRPDHLAGGRDWKTPPLWGLGLVPVVNGHTRYLHDGRARNLLEAVLWHGGEAEASKQFVLNLSQQDRENLVRFLTSL from the coding sequence ATGAAAATACTGCTACCGTTGCTCTTGCTGACGGGCGCCGCCGCGGCGACCCTCCAGTTCGTCCCTCCCTTCGATCCAGCCGAAAAACTGCCAGGTGGCGATACCACCGTCCACGAGACCGGCAAGAACGCTCTCTCGCTGGCCGCCGCCAATCTCACCGACGATCAGACCACGGCATTCGATATCGGCAATTCCTTCTTCAAGAAGAATTGGGTGGAGGCCCCCGCTTCCACCACCGCCCGCGATGGCCTCGGACCGCATTTTATCGCCCACTCCTGCGGTGCCTGCCATACCGAGGACGGGCGGGGCGCGCCGCCCGTCTTCAGCAACGGCTTGCAAAGCGAGCAGCCGGTGGCCCTGCTTTTCCGCTTGTCCATCCCTGGCCGGGCGCCGCATGGCAGTCCCAAGCCGGAGCCCCGCTATGGCGGCCAGTTCAATAACTCGGCCATCAGCGAGGTCAAGCCGGAAGGACAGGTACAGATCCGTTATGAGGAGATCGCCGGCCAGTTCGCCGACGGCAGTCACTATAGCCTGCTCAAGCCCAGCTACGCATTCACCGATCTGGGCTACGGTCCCATGCACCCCGCCACCTTGGTGTCGCCGCGCGTTGCGCCGCACATGACCGGACTGGGCTTGCTGGAAGCGATCCGGGAGCGGGATATCCTGGCCAATGCGCGCCGGCAAGCAGCCGACAAGGAAGGGATCCAGGGCCGCCCCAACCGCGTATGGGACGCCTATGCGAACAAGATGGTGATAGGTCGTTTCGGCTGGAAGGCCAACTCCGGCACTGTCGCGCACCAAAGCGCCGCGGCCTTCAATGGCGATCTCGGCATCACCTCCAGCCGCTTCCCGGCCGAGGAATGCATGCCCAGCCAGACCGACTGCCGCAAGGCGCCACGGGGCGGCCATCCGGAGATCCCCGATAAATTATTGGACCAGGTCATCCTCTATAGCCGCACCCAGGCGGTCCCGGCCGCCCGCGATCTGGACGACCCGGCCGCCCTGCGTGGCCGCACCCTGTTCCACCAGGCCCGCTGCGCCAGCTGCCATGTGCCGCGCTATGTCACCGGTGAGTTCAAAGCCATCCCGCAACTGGGCGGGCAGACCATCTACCCTTACACCGACCTGCTGCTGCACGATATGGGTGAAGGCTTGGCCGATCATCGGCCCGATCACCTGGCGGGTGGCCGCGATTGGAAAACCCCGCCATTATGGGGACTGGGCTTGGTGCCCGTGGTCAATGGCCACACCCGCTACCTGCACGACGGCCGCGCCCGCAACCTGCTGGAAGCCGTGCTTTGGCATGGCGGCGAAGCGGAAGCCAGCAAGCAATTCGTTTTGAATCTATCGCAACAGGATAGAGAGAACCTCGTCCGTTTTCTGACGTCTCTATAG
- a CDS encoding imelysin family protein, with protein MSLFRRSLLVVALSGSLFAHAAEPATPTTVAAQYALIVHASYEDALAGAKQLQQSIDTFLAAPSAETLKAARDTWLASREWYGQTEAYRFASGPIDSEDGPEGQINSWPMDEVYVDYVKGKPKAGLINNPKLKLNRELLLAANQKGGEENVSTGWHAIEFLLWGQDLNQKGPGDRQFTDFVDGKAANADRRRTYLKLVTDLLVDDMASMVKAWAPDADNYRAKFVKDEDALKKMLTGIGVLSRGELAGQRMEVALATKSQEDEHSCFSDNTHRDIVVDAVGIQNVWEGRYKRADGSELSGPSLRELVAAKDAKIAAKTSADMAQSVKLANEIQAPFDQEIIGGNNAPGRKRVRVVIDALKAQANDLVQAAKVLGIKNLNTKA; from the coding sequence ATGTCGCTGTTCCGTCGCTCCCTGCTTGTCGTCGCTCTCAGCGGCAGCCTGTTCGCCCACGCAGCCGAACCGGCGACGCCGACGACGGTCGCCGCGCAGTACGCGCTGATCGTGCATGCCAGCTATGAAGATGCCTTGGCCGGCGCCAAGCAGTTGCAACAAAGTATCGATACCTTCCTGGCGGCGCCCTCGGCCGAAACCCTGAAGGCGGCCCGCGATACCTGGCTGGCCTCGCGCGAGTGGTATGGCCAGACCGAGGCCTATCGCTTCGCCAGCGGCCCCATCGACAGCGAAGATGGACCCGAAGGACAGATCAACAGCTGGCCCATGGACGAAGTCTATGTGGACTACGTCAAGGGCAAGCCCAAGGCCGGGCTGATCAACAACCCCAAACTCAAGTTGAACCGCGAGCTGCTGCTGGCCGCCAATCAGAAGGGCGGCGAAGAGAACGTCAGTACAGGCTGGCATGCCATCGAATTCCTGCTGTGGGGCCAGGATCTCAACCAAAAAGGCCCCGGCGACCGCCAATTCACCGATTTCGTCGATGGCAAGGCGGCCAATGCCGATCGCCGCCGTACCTATCTGAAGCTGGTCACCGACCTGCTGGTGGACGATATGGCCAGCATGGTCAAGGCCTGGGCGCCCGATGCCGACAATTACCGCGCCAAGTTCGTCAAGGATGAGGATGCGCTGAAGAAAATGCTCACCGGCATCGGCGTGTTGTCGCGCGGCGAACTGGCCGGCCAGCGGATGGAAGTCGCCTTGGCGACCAAGTCGCAGGAAGACGAACACAGCTGCTTCTCGGACAATACCCATCGCGATATCGTGGTGGATGCGGTGGGCATCCAGAATGTCTGGGAAGGCCGCTATAAGCGCGCCGACGGTAGCGAACTGAGCGGTCCGTCACTGCGGGAGCTGGTCGCCGCCAAGGATGCCAAGATCGCCGCCAAGACCAGCGCCGATATGGCGCAATCGGTGAAGTTGGCCAACGAGATCCAGGCGCCGTTCGACCAGGAAATCATCGGCGGCAATAATGCCCCCGGCCGCAAGCGGGTGCGCGTCGTGATCGACGCGTTGAAGGCCCAGGCCAACGATCTGGTGCAAGCCGCCAAGGTGCTCGGCATCAAAAACCTCAACACTAAAGCGTAA